One region of Armigeres subalbatus isolate Guangzhou_Male chromosome 3, GZ_Asu_2, whole genome shotgun sequence genomic DNA includes:
- the LOC134221767 gene encoding uncharacterized protein LOC134221767, with the protein MASNSPFKDFHQSTEAVEECLIDYDLEELEELEDSGEHDWQQQTLRVETNMATDKHHDLFFCTFLVYKRQFKGQSSGTYVARWEISAGSKREFIRKIWLLSEEYLAREVVFVTSADGTSCPSWSSSEKPVEDEFHKFALFQSGRRNYTLDKLNEEKSNILQSWRGKDISLFLHIYSLSVSSRSVWNSVKDVLIDPEEKDRSGAAMTHAVFELADELRAFHCNNMDGHGMAWSFWANTVLNAPAHLRETMKDHPPQHLAHLFRAKEGMRVEAMRRELHVVHSVNNSFHEEIAGIRQVYNVLEAGFQSVGATMEMLKQRIEALEIRDKLSESLISAMETSVNVQEDLQGKTLSLEITDVDDTDHM; encoded by the coding sequence ATGGCAAGCAACTCTCCATTTAAAGATTTTCACCAATCAACTGAAGCAGTAGAAGAATGCCTAATCGACTACGATTTGGAGGAGTTGGAAGAGTTGGAGGATTCAGGGGAGCACGATTGGCAGCAGCAAACGCTTCGAGTGGAAACTAACATGGCAACTGATAAACACCACGATTTGTTTTTCTGTACATTTCTTGTGTACAAACGACAATTTAAAGGACAGTCGTCAGGAACATACGTCGCCCGTTGGGAAATTTCGGCAGGAAGCAAAAGAGAATTTATACGCAAAATTTGGCTTCTTTCGGAGGAATACTTGGCTCGTGAGGTGGTGTTCGTGACAAGTGCTGATGGAACCTCTTGCCCGTCGTGGAGTTCAAGCGAAAAACCTGTCGAGGATGAGTTTCACAAGTTCGCACTTTTCCAATCCGGTCGTCGAAATTACACTTTGGATAAATTGAACGAAGAAAAGAGCAACATACTACAGAGTTGGAGGGGCAAGGATATTTCCCTGTTTCTTCATATTTATTCTCTTTCAGTTAGCAGTCGATCAGTGTGGAACTCTGTCAAGGACGTCTTGATTGATCCAGAAGAAAAGGATCGATCTGGTGCTGCTATGACTCATGCAGTTTTTGAACTTGCAGATGAATTGAGAGCTTTTCACTGCAACAATATGGATGGACACGGAATGGCATGGTCATTTTGGGCCAATACTGTTTTGAATGCTCCCGCCCATTTGAGGGAGACCATGAAGGATCATCCTCCGCAGCACTTGGCTCATTTGTTTCGTGCCAAAGAAGGAATGCGTGTGGAAGCAATGCGTCGGGAATTGCACGTAGTGCACAGCGTCAATAATAGTTTTCATGAGGAAATTGCTGGTATACGTCAAGTGTATAATGTCCTGGAAGCCGGATTTCAAAGCGTTGGCGCCACTATGGAGATGTTAAAGCAGCGTATAGAGGCATTAGAAATCCGCGATAAGCTGAGTGAATCTCTTATCAGTGCTATGGAAACTTCTGTTAACGTACAAGAAGATCTACAGGGTAAAACGTTGAGCTTGGAGATAACTGACGTTGATGATACTGATCATATGTGA
- the LOC134221766 gene encoding uncharacterized protein LOC134221766: MKRSTDPSQTTLISSGFHLRLPKIDLPKFDEDFSRWLSYRDTFTSMVYFNTDIPTVARLQFLLQSIEGESHKIFETVDIEADNYASTWDALLKRYDNKRFLKRQLFRALYDLAPLKRESSKELHDLVDDYQRHVRALSKLDEPVIHWDTPLINLLSYKLDPTTLRAWEEKTSGLENSVVSDLQIRSNQPGQVNVAGFTQVPKKFVKMVSNSSTTERKSYSPSCHFLFQCPAFSKMSVHQRRELVSQKCLCWNCFRTGHQGRNYTFKNDCRSCHQKHHTLLHQNPTARFSSTPVVVSGQSSQEPNPAMSNIDVVPGSANPNCEVSMSVQPYQSIVLLETDRCVASLPRNWPMHSTSAVRRQTLSCLKSSKQIKRKLTATIKSKLPSYSTTLEFLILKRPTVCLPTTPVDTSTWKFPEVALADPKFHVPADIYLVVGGEIYHELHSGSKISLSEVPIQVPGIHKIYHLTTVDRNLELAIQKYWDLEAVKQYSKFTAEENLCEKLFSTTTTRESSGRYIVPLPPTRDPLVTLDKSRSITVRRFLSLERRLERDPATKETYCRFMEDYERLSHMVKLVDPVDEAQPHCYLPHHPVFKESSTTTKIRVVFAASCKTSSGFSVNDLQLVGPVVQEDLQSIHIRFHSHQIAFVADVKKMYRQILLHPPFRRYQLVLWRPHPSQPIATHELQTVTYGFASAPFLATRTLQQIAQDSSEEYPAAASKVQRDGCVDDFLSSSTHVVHRSQ, translated from the exons ATGAAGCGGTCAACCGATCCAAGCCAAACCACGTTGATTTCATCAGGATTTCATCTCCGGTTACCCAAGATCGACCTACCAAAATTCGACGAAGATTTCTCTCGATGGCTTTCCTACCGCGACACGTTTACCTCGATGGTTTATTTCAATACGGATATTCCTACCGTAGCGAGGCTACAATTCCTCCTACAATCCATTGAGGGAGAATCTCATAAGATATTCGAGACAGTCGACATAGAAGCGGACAACTATGCATCGACTTGGGACGCTCTGCTGAAACGCTACGACAACAAGCGGTTCCTGAAGCGTCAGCTGTTCCGAGCCTTGTATGATCTCGCACCACTCAAGAGGGAGTCGTCGAAAGAACTGCACGATCTTGTTGACGATTACCAAAGGCATGTGAGGGCACTTTCGAAGCTGGATGAACCAGTTATTCATTGGGATACCCCGTTGATCAACCTACTGAGCTACAAGCTGGATCCAACGACCCTCCGAGCCTGGGAGGAGAAGACAAGCGGCTTGGAGAAT TCCGTAGTATCCGATCTGCAGATCCGCTCCAATCAGCCCGGCCAAGTCAATGTGGCAGGTTTTACACAGGTTCCGAAGAAGTTCGTCAAAATGGTATCCAATTCCTCCACGACCGAACGCAAATCCTACTCTCCGAGCTGTCACTTTCTGTTTCAATGTCCAGCATTCTCGAAGATGTCCGTTCACCAGCGCCGTGAGCTGGTATCCCAGAAGTGTTTATGCTGGAATTGCTTCCGCACTGGACACCAAGGCAGAAATTATACATTCAAGAACGACTGCCGAAGCTGCCATCAAAAACACCACACTCTCCTGCACCAGAATCCTACCGCACGATTTTCGTCCACTCCTGTTGTTGTATCTGGTCAATCGTCCCAGGAACCAAATCCAGCCATGTCGAACATTGACGTAGTCCCCGGATCAGCGAATCCAAACTGCGAAGTTAGCATGTCGGTACAGCCGTACCAATCAATCGTCCTGCTGGAAACG GATCGATGTGTAGCTTCATTACCAAGAAATTGGCCAATGCACTCAACCTCCGCCGTGCGAAGGCAGACCTTGTCGTGTTTAAAATCCTCCAAGCAGATCAAACGCAAATTGACTGCTACAATCAAGTCTAAGTTGCCTTCGTACAGTACCACGCTCGAGTTCCTAATCCTGAAAAGGCCTACCGTCTGTTTGCCAACCACTCCGGTCGATACGTCCACGTGGAAATTTCCCGAAGTTGCATTAGCCGATCCAAAATTCCACGTTCCCGCTGACATTTATCTGGTTGTTGGAGGAGAAATCTATCACGAGCTGCACAGTGGCAGCAAAATATCCCTTAGCGAAG TTCCCATCCAAGTACCCGGAATCCATAAGATTTACCATCTTACCACGGTGGACCGCAACCTGGAACTAGCCATACAAAAATACTGGGATCTCGAGGCTGTTAAACAGTATTCCAAGTTCACCGCTGAAGAAAATCTctgtgaaaaattgttttccacTACCACCACTCGCGAATCGTCGGGTCGTTACATCGTTCCCTTACCACCCACCCGCGATCCGCTCGTTACTCTCGACAAATCTCGATCAATCACCGTACGCCGTTTCCTGAGCCTTGAAAGACGACTTGAGCGAGATCCAGCCACCAAGGAGACCTACTGTCGCTTCATGGAAGATTACGAACGCCTTAGCCACATGGTGAAACTCGTGGATCCAGTAGACGAAGCCCAGCCGCACTGCTACCTTCCGCATCATCCGGTGTTCAAAGAATCCAGCACAACCACTAAAATTCGAGTTGTTTTTGCTGCTTCATGCAAGACATCATCTGGGTTCTCTGTGAACGATCTGCAGTTGGTTGGACCCGTTGTTCAGGAAGATCTACAGTCAATCCACATACGTTTCCATAGCCACCAGATTGCATTCGTCGCCGATGTCAAGAAGATGTATCGGCAAATACTGTTGCATCCTCCCTTCCGCCGATATCAGCTAGTGCTTTGGCGTCCCCATCCAAGCCAACCGATCGCTACTCACGAGCTGCAAACTGTGACGTATGGTTTCGCATCCGCGCCATTCTTGGCCACCCGTACCCTCCAACAAATTGCACAAGACTCTTCCGAAGAATATCCAGCTGCAGCATCGAAGGTTCAGAGGGATGGTTGCGTGGATGATTTCCtctcgagcagcacacatgttgtacatagatCACAGTAG